In Tenrec ecaudatus isolate mTenEca1 chromosome 4, mTenEca1.hap1, whole genome shotgun sequence, a single window of DNA contains:
- the C4H3orf62 gene encoding uncharacterized protein C3orf62 homolog has product MSEKLRRCRKELTAAIDRACEGASLSQECPGAQRPLPLVVAQQLLGRRRPLVPGPGATAAAENENPAFAPGPAPLSAKAHVFCPQRKPLISKENILAHPSVLAPERPFWRAAGDGENWRKESLRKDVERELKVDMPLSNSSQEVTKDLLDMIDHTSIRTIEELAGKLEFENELNRMCGRYDSSPFKEEAWALFVDDSPRKAWDVDPGGLKQAFDDHNIVETVLDLEEDYNLMSSLKHHIE; this is encoded by the exons ATGTCCGAGAAACTGAGAAGATGCAGAAAGGAGCTGACCGCAGCCATTGACCGGGCCTGTGAAGGAGCCAGTCTTTCCCAGGAGTGCCCGGGCgcgcagaggcccctgcccctcgTGGTGGCGCAGCAGCTGCTGGGCCGCCGACGCCCACTGGTGCCCGGCCCCGGTGCCACCGCCGCCGCGGAGAACGAGAACCCCGCCTTTGCCCCCGGCCCTGCCCCGCTGAGTGCAAAAGCTCACGTTTTCTGCCCCCAACGAAAACCTCTGATCAGCAAGGAAAACATCCTGGCGCACCCCTCCGTTTTAGCGCCCGAAAGGCCGTTCTGGAGAGCTGCGGGCGATGGGGAGAACTGGAGAAAAGAAAGTTTAAG GAAAGATGTGGAGAGAGAGTTGAAGGTTGACATGCCACTCAGCAATTCTAGTCAAGAAGTCACAAAGGATCTGCTTGATATGATAG ACCATACGAGCATCCGGACTATTGAAGAATTGGCTGGCAAACTAGAATTTGAAAACGAGTTGAACCGCATGTGTGGTCGCTATGACAGCTCTCCCTTCAAGGAGGAGGCCTGGGCCCTGTTTGTGGACGACAGCCCTCGGAAGGCCTGGGACGTTGACCCTGGGGGGCTCAAGCAGGCTTTTGACGATCACAATATTGTTGAGACAGTTCTGGACCTGGAGGAGGATTACAACCTGATGAGCTCTTTGAAGCACCACATTGAGTAG